From the genome of Bubalus bubalis isolate 160015118507 breed Murrah chromosome 2, NDDB_SH_1, whole genome shotgun sequence, one region includes:
- the ARMC12 gene encoding armadillo repeat-containing protein 12 isoform X2, translating into MSCIRQRPRQMDIRKGVVSLATGAGAVYLLYKAIKAGIKCQPPFCSASPICIARLAIERERRGRDSGELRRLLNSLECKQDAYTKSMILHSITRCVYLLESEASACTHDDITLVGSMLDDKDNSVKIQALNTLKAFSGIRKFRLKIQEHSIKVLELISTIWDSELHIAGLRLLNNFPLPDFVHPQLRRVMPALMEILQSDYILAQVQAIRLLSSLAQKNDLLYDILNCQVHCNFLNLFQSTQPGSLLFEVLVFAERLSEGRSSPHYRAVKWHYNEQSLHEALFGDDSRLADRLLALVIHPEEDVQIQACKVIVSLQCPQDVGIRPSCPPSHSCFNNGE; encoded by the exons ATGTCCTGCATCCGCCAGCGCCCGAGGCAAATGGACATCCGCAAAGGTGTGGTGAGCCTGGCCACAGGCGCCGGGGCCGTCTACCTCCTCTACAAGGCCATCAAGGCCGGCATAAAATGTCAGCCGCCCTTCTGCTCTGCCTCACCCATCTGCATCGCCC GCCTGGCAATCGAGCGAGAGCGACGCGGGCGGGACTCAGGTGAGCTCCGGAGGCTCCTCAACTCTTTGGAGTGCAAGCAGGATGCGTACACCAAGAGCATGATCCTACACAGCATCACGCGCTGTGTGTACTTGCTGGAGTCCGAG GCCTCTGCTTGTACTCATGATGACATCACGTTGGTGGGCTCCATGCTGGATGACAAGGACAACAGTGTCAAAATCCAAGCCCTGAACACACTTAAAGCTTTCTCTGGCATCAGAAAATTCAGGCTCAAAATCCAG GAACACTCCATCAAGGTGCTGGAACTGATCTCCACCATCTGGGACTCAGAGCTGCACATTGCAGGCCTCAGACTCCTCAACAACTTCCCACTGCCTGACTTTGTGCATCCACAGCTGCGACGGGTGATGCCTGCCTTGATGGAGATCCTGCAGTCGGACTATATCCTGGCACAG GTGCAAGCCATACGACTGCTGAGCAGCCTGGCACAGAAGAACGACCTTCTCTACGACATTCTCAACTGCCAG GTGCACTGCAACTTCCTGAACCTGTTCCAGTCCACACAGCCTGGGAGTCTGCTGTTTGAGGTCCTGGTGTTTGCAGAGCGGTTGAGTGAAGGCCGGAGTTCACCCCACTACCGCGCCGTGAAGTGGCATTACAACGAACAGTCTTTACATGAAGCTCTCTTTGGGGACGACTCACGACTGGCAGACCGGCTGCTCGCCTTGGTCATCCACCCCGAGGAGGATGTTCAGATCCAGGCCTGCAAAGTCATAGTCAGCCTGCAGTGCCCCCAGGATGTGGGAATCCGGCCTTCCTGCCCACCCAGTCATTCCTGCTTTAATAACGGGGAATAA
- the ARMC12 gene encoding armadillo repeat-containing protein 12 isoform X1, translating into MWCPCAAHTLISCTWWSCIRQEVFSSEKARQPCLPGPSAPLPNPLLSSPLSPQPEPVWGGCLGLAIERERRGRDSGELRRLLNSLECKQDAYTKSMILHSITRCVYLLESEASACTHDDITLVGSMLDDKDNSVKIQALNTLKAFSGIRKFRLKIQEHSIKVLELISTIWDSELHIAGLRLLNNFPLPDFVHPQLRRVMPALMEILQSDYILAQVQAIRLLSSLAQKNDLLYDILNCQVHCNFLNLFQSTQPGSLLFEVLVFAERLSEGRSSPHYRAVKWHYNEQSLHEALFGDDSRLADRLLALVIHPEEDVQIQACKVIVSLQCPQDVGIRPSCPPSHSCFNNGE; encoded by the exons ATGTGGTGCCCTTGTGCAGCGCACACCCTGATCAGCTGCACATGGTGGTCCTGCATACGGCAGGAAGTCTTCTCTTCAGAAAAGGCAAGGCAGCCTTGtctcccaggcccctctgccccacTTCCCAATCCCCTTCTTTCATCACCTCTGAGTCCACAGCCTGAACCGGTCTGGGGTGGCTGTCTAGGCCTGGCAATCGAGCGAGAGCGACGCGGGCGGGACTCAGGTGAGCTCCGGAGGCTCCTCAACTCTTTGGAGTGCAAGCAGGATGCGTACACCAAGAGCATGATCCTACACAGCATCACGCGCTGTGTGTACTTGCTGGAGTCCGAG GCCTCTGCTTGTACTCATGATGACATCACGTTGGTGGGCTCCATGCTGGATGACAAGGACAACAGTGTCAAAATCCAAGCCCTGAACACACTTAAAGCTTTCTCTGGCATCAGAAAATTCAGGCTCAAAATCCAG GAACACTCCATCAAGGTGCTGGAACTGATCTCCACCATCTGGGACTCAGAGCTGCACATTGCAGGCCTCAGACTCCTCAACAACTTCCCACTGCCTGACTTTGTGCATCCACAGCTGCGACGGGTGATGCCTGCCTTGATGGAGATCCTGCAGTCGGACTATATCCTGGCACAG GTGCAAGCCATACGACTGCTGAGCAGCCTGGCACAGAAGAACGACCTTCTCTACGACATTCTCAACTGCCAG GTGCACTGCAACTTCCTGAACCTGTTCCAGTCCACACAGCCTGGGAGTCTGCTGTTTGAGGTCCTGGTGTTTGCAGAGCGGTTGAGTGAAGGCCGGAGTTCACCCCACTACCGCGCCGTGAAGTGGCATTACAACGAACAGTCTTTACATGAAGCTCTCTTTGGGGACGACTCACGACTGGCAGACCGGCTGCTCGCCTTGGTCATCCACCCCGAGGAGGATGTTCAGATCCAGGCCTGCAAAGTCATAGTCAGCCTGCAGTGCCCCCAGGATGTGGGAATCCGGCCTTCCTGCCCACCCAGTCATTCCTGCTTTAATAACGGGGAATAA